The following proteins are co-located in the Gordonia polyisoprenivorans genome:
- a CDS encoding AMP-binding protein encodes MALRPLTLDMIEANYAKGIWQDRPLHSVIDDYACRRPDAPAVADQHERLTYAELVRRSHSVATWLLKQGLEPGACVALQTPNSVSLAITHLACDRADLMFLPLSNAWRGAEVIHLLKTSQARIVMVPPTTPEFDYLQLIEKIRPQLPHLQSVGTSRGDRSGSDFAFEEISVADTPQVSIERDPNVPRFVMVTSGTTALPKMSQWTDNNLWNFMQRFIRSCNVTADDVAVGLAPANTGATGYVFAVLGPLLAGASSVLLEHWDVEEALDLLESERATLATAIPTQVVKLLQDSRLDSRDFTPLRAFTNAGAAMPPEAAEMMEKVFGCVGHVCYGTSDGGVPTMTAITDPPEKRHFTVGKPDVDSDVRLVDALGEDVLPGQSGEILWRGPTKSFGYFNEPHHTEAAFGDDGWYSSGDLGRIDAEGYLSIVGRAKDLIIRGGQNISPQELELHLYRHPAIAEVSVIGIPDAVYGERTCACVVLKAGKHLTLSELTDFLEDQEVAKFKFPERLEIFDDLPKSAGGKITKVELRAAVAARS; translated from the coding sequence GTGGCGCTGCGTCCGCTGACTCTCGACATGATCGAGGCCAACTATGCGAAGGGCATCTGGCAGGACCGTCCGCTCCACTCGGTCATCGACGACTACGCCTGCCGCCGACCCGACGCGCCTGCCGTCGCCGACCAGCACGAGCGGTTGACATACGCCGAACTCGTCCGCCGCAGCCATTCGGTGGCGACGTGGCTACTTAAGCAGGGATTGGAGCCGGGTGCGTGCGTCGCCCTCCAAACGCCCAACAGTGTTTCGCTGGCCATCACCCACCTTGCCTGCGATCGCGCCGACCTCATGTTCCTCCCGCTGTCTAACGCGTGGCGGGGTGCCGAGGTAATTCATCTTCTGAAGACGTCCCAGGCTCGGATCGTGATGGTGCCGCCTACGACTCCCGAGTTCGACTACCTGCAGTTGATCGAGAAGATTCGGCCCCAGCTACCACATCTGCAATCAGTAGGGACCAGCCGCGGCGATCGCAGTGGCAGCGACTTCGCCTTCGAGGAAATCTCGGTTGCCGATACCCCGCAGGTCTCGATCGAGCGAGATCCGAATGTCCCCCGCTTCGTCATGGTCACCTCGGGCACCACGGCGCTGCCCAAGATGTCGCAGTGGACCGACAACAACCTGTGGAACTTCATGCAGCGGTTCATCCGTAGCTGCAACGTGACAGCGGACGACGTTGCAGTCGGACTGGCACCCGCCAACACTGGAGCCACCGGGTATGTCTTCGCCGTCCTGGGGCCCCTTCTCGCAGGGGCAAGCTCGGTCCTGCTCGAGCACTGGGATGTCGAGGAGGCGCTCGACCTCCTCGAATCGGAGAGGGCCACACTGGCCACCGCCATTCCAACGCAGGTCGTCAAGCTCCTGCAGGATTCTCGCCTCGACTCGCGAGACTTCACGCCCCTGCGCGCATTCACGAACGCGGGTGCCGCGATGCCTCCGGAGGCGGCCGAGATGATGGAGAAGGTGTTCGGCTGCGTCGGGCACGTCTGCTACGGCACGTCCGACGGCGGTGTCCCCACAATGACCGCCATCACCGACCCGCCGGAAAAGCGTCACTTCACCGTCGGTAAGCCGGATGTCGACAGCGATGTGCGGTTGGTCGATGCGCTCGGCGAGGACGTGCTTCCCGGGCAGTCCGGCGAGATCCTCTGGCGCGGGCCGACGAAGAGCTTCGGTTACTTCAACGAGCCACACCACACCGAGGCCGCTTTCGGTGATGACGGGTGGTACTCGTCCGGTGATCTGGGGCGTATCGACGCGGAGGGCTACCTGAGCATCGTCGGACGCGCCAAGGACCTGATCATCCGTGGTGGCCAGAACATCAGCCCCCAGGAACTAGAGCTTCACCTCTACCGGCACCCCGCTATCGCGGAGGTCTCCGTCATCGGGATCCCCGACGCGGTGTACGGCGAGCGAACGTGTGCGTGCGTAGTGCTCAAGGCCGGTAAGCACCTGACGTTGTCGGAATTGACGGACTTTCTCGAGGATCAGGAGGTTGCAAAGTTCAAATTTCCCGAGCGTCTCGAAATTTTCGACGACCTACCCAAGAGCGCGGGGGGCAAGATCACCAAGGTCGAGCTTCGCGCGGCGGTTGCAGCGCGAAGCTGA
- a CDS encoding ATP-binding cassette domain-containing protein: MCDVVNLISCLVRPSTGEVCLDDETLVGLQPYEVARRGVVRTLQSARLIPTFDLVTNVMLGRAAYSRANLLGEFFHSPRSRTDDDEAYAFALGLLELMGVHEHAFTRAADLPYGVLRRAEIARALALEPAFLLLDEPGAGLSGGERDEIAAAIRAVAARGVGVVLIDHNVQFVASVCRRLIVLSGG; the protein is encoded by the coding sequence TTGTGTGATGTCGTCAATCTCATCTCCTGCCTCGTTCGGCCGTCGACCGGCGAGGTGTGTCTCGATGACGAGACCCTGGTCGGGTTGCAGCCCTACGAGGTTGCCCGGCGGGGCGTCGTGCGGACGTTGCAGAGCGCTCGCCTGATTCCGACCTTCGACCTGGTAACCAACGTGATGTTGGGTCGAGCGGCGTACTCGAGGGCGAACCTACTCGGGGAGTTCTTCCACTCTCCGCGCAGCCGCACCGACGATGACGAAGCGTATGCATTCGCCCTCGGCTTGCTCGAGCTGATGGGTGTGCACGAGCATGCCTTCACGCGGGCCGCCGATCTCCCGTACGGCGTGCTCAGGCGCGCCGAGATCGCCCGTGCCTTGGCCCTGGAGCCGGCATTTCTGCTGCTCGACGAGCCGGGGGCCGGACTGAGCGGCGGAGAGCGTGACGAGATCGCCGCCGCGATCCGTGCCGTCGCGGCACGGGGTGTCGGTGTCGTCCTGATCGACCACAACGTCCAGTTCGTCGCCTCGGTGTGCAGGCGGTTGATCGTGCTGTCCGGCGGGTGA
- a CDS encoding mycofactocin-coupled SDR family oxidoreductase — protein MSTPTQPDLQRSVAFISGAARGQGRSHAVRLAKSGAKIIGFDLCRQIDTVPFDGATPEDLVETERLVKEAGGEMVAIEADARSQEEVDAALRSGLDAFGRVDIVLGNAGIINNYKKTWELDDEDFRNVIDVNIIGVWHTVKAAIPQMIEQGEGGAIVLTGSTASASGIPNLAPYVASKHAVLGLVRTLAKELGRYKIRVNAVTPGNCNTPMFDNDGIRRLYVPGTDAPDEDLFLQRAAAMSPMRNPYVEPEDVSEAIAFLVSPLGRLISGAMLPVDGGTATP, from the coding sequence ATGAGCACACCGACACAGCCCGATCTTCAGCGATCCGTCGCATTCATCTCGGGCGCGGCCCGTGGTCAAGGGCGATCACATGCGGTCCGGCTCGCCAAATCCGGCGCGAAGATCATCGGCTTCGACCTGTGCCGTCAGATCGACACCGTTCCGTTCGACGGGGCGACGCCGGAAGACCTCGTGGAAACCGAACGACTCGTCAAGGAAGCCGGCGGGGAGATGGTCGCCATCGAGGCAGACGCCCGCTCGCAGGAGGAGGTCGACGCCGCCCTCAGGAGCGGACTCGACGCCTTCGGCAGAGTGGACATCGTCCTCGGCAACGCCGGCATCATCAACAACTACAAGAAGACATGGGAGCTCGACGACGAGGACTTCCGCAATGTCATCGATGTCAACATCATCGGCGTGTGGCACACCGTCAAGGCTGCGATTCCCCAGATGATCGAGCAGGGCGAGGGCGGAGCCATCGTGCTGACCGGTTCGACGGCCTCGGCCTCAGGTATCCCGAACCTTGCCCCCTACGTCGCCTCCAAGCATGCAGTTCTCGGCTTGGTTCGCACTCTGGCCAAGGAACTGGGCCGCTACAAGATTCGCGTCAACGCCGTCACGCCCGGCAACTGCAATACCCCCATGTTCGACAACGACGGCATCCGCCGCCTCTACGTGCCCGGCACCGACGCTCCCGACGAGGACCTGTTCCTGCAGCGAGCCGCGGCGATGTCGCCGATGCGCAACCCCTACGTCGAGCCCGAGGACGTCTCGGAGGCGATTGCTTTCCTCGTCTCCCCGCTCGGCCGGCTGATCTCCGGTGCGATGTTGCCCGTCGACGGTGGCACCGCCACTCCCTGA
- a CDS encoding MFS transporter — protein MPRASRRRSHYRLTYVVLIAAAIGFSLLQSLTSPVLGLISEHLGTDRNTVTWVLTAYLISAAVCTPIIGRMGDRVGKERMLVVSMCALALGCLAGVFAPTIGWLIAARILQGVGGGAVPLCFGIIRDEFPEQNIAGAVGFTASVVAVGGGVGVVVAGPILDVFAYTGLFWVPFVVTSAAAIAAYLLVPDSPVRTPAPISVLPAVLLSSWLVAFLVPLSQGSRWGWASPLVIGLILLSALLCWAWVYVELHSKAPLIDMAMMSKRAVWTCNVVALVLGWTLFSAFAFLPQFAQVDSSNGYGFSASVTTSGLLVLPAAVAMVLMGLFSPWLARKVGARTVVFVGCLTMSGAMAVLTFAHGTLAHFYIANGILGIGQGMVISCMAGLVVAAVPPDQTGVASGMNANIRNVGGSIGAAVSSMIITAHVSTDGVPAESGFTWAFGTMSATMALVSIAALAIPSTSQKRLVDELAVTPTPTVDDALTP, from the coding sequence GTGCCAAGAGCATCTCGTCGGAGGTCCCACTATCGGCTGACCTACGTGGTGCTGATCGCTGCCGCGATCGGCTTCTCCTTGCTGCAGTCGTTGACCTCGCCGGTGCTGGGCCTGATCAGCGAGCACCTCGGCACCGACCGCAACACGGTCACCTGGGTGTTGACCGCCTACCTGATCTCGGCGGCCGTCTGCACGCCGATCATCGGACGGATGGGCGATCGCGTCGGCAAGGAACGCATGCTCGTCGTGTCGATGTGTGCACTGGCGCTCGGCTGCCTCGCGGGGGTCTTCGCCCCGACCATCGGCTGGCTGATCGCCGCGCGAATCCTGCAGGGTGTGGGCGGCGGTGCCGTGCCACTGTGCTTCGGCATCATCCGTGACGAGTTCCCCGAACAGAACATCGCCGGAGCCGTGGGGTTCACGGCTTCCGTGGTGGCTGTCGGGGGCGGGGTCGGCGTCGTCGTCGCGGGCCCGATCCTCGACGTGTTCGCCTACACAGGCCTGTTCTGGGTGCCGTTCGTTGTCACCTCGGCGGCTGCGATCGCGGCCTATCTGCTCGTCCCGGACTCTCCCGTACGAACACCTGCGCCCATCAGTGTGCTGCCCGCGGTGCTGCTGTCGAGCTGGCTCGTCGCCTTCCTGGTGCCGCTCAGCCAGGGATCGCGCTGGGGCTGGGCGTCGCCACTGGTGATCGGACTGATCCTGCTGTCCGCGCTGCTGTGCTGGGCGTGGGTGTATGTCGAGCTACACAGCAAGGCCCCTCTCATCGACATGGCGATGATGAGCAAGCGCGCGGTGTGGACCTGCAACGTCGTAGCGCTGGTGCTGGGATGGACACTGTTCTCGGCGTTCGCCTTCCTGCCACAGTTCGCCCAGGTCGACAGCTCGAACGGGTACGGCTTCAGCGCCTCGGTCACGACGTCGGGCCTACTCGTCCTGCCCGCGGCCGTGGCCATGGTGCTGATGGGCTTGTTCTCGCCCTGGCTCGCCCGCAAGGTCGGTGCCCGGACGGTCGTGTTCGTCGGATGCCTGACGATGTCGGGTGCCATGGCCGTGCTGACGTTCGCACACGGCACGTTGGCGCACTTCTACATCGCCAACGGCATCCTGGGTATAGGACAAGGCATGGTCATCTCGTGCATGGCGGGTCTCGTCGTCGCTGCGGTGCCGCCGGACCAGACCGGCGTCGCCAGTGGCATGAACGCCAACATCCGTAACGTGGGCGGATCGATCGGTGCGGCTGTGTCGTCGATGATCATCACCGCGCATGTGAGCACCGATGGTGTCCCAGCCGAGTCGGGCTTCACCTGGGCGTTCGGGACGATGTCCGCGACAATGGCCCTGGTGTCCATCGCCGCACTGGCCATCCCG
- a CDS encoding DUF2889 domain-containing protein, with product MSRVSGRSATSNSSLYCTALECRPDLIYDHNSHVSLRKEYIIDQSPDAGRASPAIPRTPDTLYDRDVRTRLYRQDPQTIRAVATLQDDSFGPGGFATVHDMKLTVDVDEASMRIDTVEADMVGHPHRTCPSTLRAMDQLIGLTIGPGYFRELRERFGGNRGCNHLHTMAQHIGTVVSLSFAARVVENDIEAQALPHERWMLRVVEKEPRVIDSCAIWRRDGELATRMLGSDT from the coding sequence ATGTCGAGAGTCAGCGGACGCAGCGCCACGAGTAATTCCTCCTTGTATTGCACAGCTCTGGAATGTCGACCAGACCTTATCTATGATCACAATAGCCATGTTTCCCTCCGAAAGGAATACATCATCGACCAATCACCAGATGCCGGACGAGCCAGCCCGGCAATACCGAGAACCCCCGATACCCTCTACGACCGAGACGTCCGGACCCGGCTCTACCGGCAGGACCCGCAGACGATCCGAGCGGTGGCGACCCTGCAGGACGACTCCTTCGGGCCGGGCGGTTTCGCAACCGTCCACGACATGAAGCTGACGGTCGACGTCGACGAAGCCAGCATGAGGATCGATACGGTCGAGGCCGACATGGTGGGACATCCCCATCGCACGTGCCCCAGCACCCTGCGAGCCATGGACCAACTGATCGGCCTGACGATTGGCCCGGGATATTTTCGCGAGCTCCGCGAGCGCTTCGGTGGCAATCGCGGATGCAACCACCTGCACACGATGGCTCAACACATCGGGACCGTCGTCTCGCTGTCGTTCGCGGCGCGCGTGGTTGAGAACGACATCGAGGCCCAGGCGCTCCCCCACGAACGGTGGATGCTTCGCGTCGTCGAGAAAGAACCGCGGGTTATCGACTCGTGCGCAATCTGGCGTCGGGACGGCGAGCTCGCCACCAGAATGCTCGGTTCGGACACCTGA